In Bradyrhizobium guangxiense, the following are encoded in one genomic region:
- a CDS encoding O-acetylhomoserine aminocarboxypropyltransferase, with product MPAPKPPAFETLSLHAGQHPDPATGARAVPIYQTTSYVFQDSDHAAALFNLERAGHIYTRISNPTTGVLEERLAALEGGVGAICTASGMAALHLAIATLLSAGDHIVASSSLYGGTINLLAHTLPRFGITTSFVKPRDLEAFRAAIRPNTKLVIGETIGNPGLEVLDIPKVAAIAHEAKIPLLIDNTFATPYLSRPIELGADIVMHSATKWIGGHGIAIGGAIIDGGRFDWRGSGKFAVLTEPYGGYHGIVFDEQFGTSAFIIRARTEGLRDFGACLSPTNAFQLLQGVETLGVRMDRHMQNTHLVLEALKSNKAVDWVLHPSLETHTDYQLAKQLLPRGAGSIISFGIKGGRPAGRKFIESLRMISHLANVGDAKTLVIHPASTTHQQMDPEQLKAAGIGEELVRLSVGIETASDIIDDLAQALRISQKV from the coding sequence ATGCCCGCGCCAAAACCGCCTGCCTTCGAGACCCTGAGCCTGCATGCGGGCCAGCACCCGGATCCCGCGACCGGCGCCCGGGCGGTGCCGATCTACCAGACCACGTCCTACGTGTTCCAGGATTCCGACCACGCCGCGGCGCTGTTCAATCTGGAGCGCGCCGGCCACATCTATACCCGCATCTCCAACCCCACCACCGGCGTGCTGGAGGAGCGGCTCGCGGCGCTCGAAGGCGGCGTCGGCGCGATCTGCACTGCGAGCGGCATGGCCGCGCTACATCTGGCGATCGCGACGCTGCTGAGCGCCGGCGACCACATCGTGGCGTCGAGCTCGCTCTATGGCGGCACCATCAATTTGCTGGCGCACACGCTGCCGCGCTTCGGCATCACCACCAGCTTCGTCAAGCCGCGCGATCTCGAAGCGTTCCGCGCGGCGATTAGGCCGAACACGAAGCTCGTGATCGGCGAGACCATCGGCAATCCCGGGTTGGAAGTGCTCGATATCCCGAAGGTTGCGGCGATCGCCCATGAGGCAAAGATCCCACTGCTGATCGACAACACTTTCGCCACGCCATATCTGAGCCGTCCGATCGAGCTCGGCGCCGACATCGTCATGCATTCGGCCACCAAATGGATCGGCGGCCACGGCATCGCGATCGGCGGCGCGATCATCGACGGAGGCCGGTTCGACTGGCGCGGATCGGGCAAGTTCGCCGTGCTGACCGAACCCTATGGCGGCTATCACGGCATCGTCTTCGACGAGCAGTTCGGCACGAGCGCCTTCATCATTCGCGCCCGCACGGAAGGTTTGCGCGATTTCGGTGCCTGCCTGTCGCCGACCAACGCATTCCAGCTCCTGCAGGGCGTCGAGACCCTCGGCGTGCGCATGGACCGACACATGCAGAACACGCATCTCGTGCTCGAAGCACTGAAGTCCAACAAGGCCGTGGACTGGGTGCTGCATCCCTCGCTGGAGACGCATACGGACTATCAGCTCGCCAAGCAGTTGCTGCCGCGCGGCGCCGGCTCGATCATCTCCTTCGGCATCAAGGGCGGGCGGCCCGCCGGGCGCAAGTTCATCGAAAGCTTGCGCATGATCAGCCATCTCGCCAATGTCGGCGACGCCAAGACACTGGTGATCCACCCGGCGTCGACCACGCATCAGCAGATGGATCCCGAGCAGCTCAAGGCGGCCGGCATCGGTGAAGAGCTGGTGCGGCTGTCGGTCGGCATCGAGACGGCAAGCGACATCATCGACGATCTGGCGCAGGCGCTGCGCATCTCGCAAAAGGTCTGA
- the phnN gene encoding phosphonate metabolism protein/1,5-bisphosphokinase (PRPP-forming) PhnN codes for MSEMATTAEGETGAIGPGRLVLVVGPSGAGKDTLLRLGQAACADDHDVVFPRRVVTRASSADEDNIAMSPDEFARAREHADFAVHWDAHGHSYALPLEINDDIRAGRAVVVNVSRTVIGALREAYANVVVVAITAPPEVLAQRLAARGRQSDGNIAERLSRSVDDSSAQADVTILNAGSAEYHSRQLVRVIRHEGWHD; via the coding sequence ATGAGCGAGATGGCGACCACGGCCGAGGGCGAGACGGGTGCGATCGGCCCCGGCCGGCTCGTGCTCGTGGTCGGCCCCAGCGGCGCCGGCAAGGACACGTTGCTGCGGCTGGGGCAGGCGGCCTGCGCCGATGATCACGACGTCGTCTTCCCGCGCCGTGTGGTGACGCGCGCGTCGTCGGCCGACGAGGACAACATTGCAATGAGCCCGGACGAATTCGCCCGCGCGCGCGAGCACGCCGATTTCGCCGTGCATTGGGACGCGCATGGGCATTCCTATGCGCTGCCGCTGGAGATCAATGACGACATCCGCGCCGGCCGTGCTGTCGTCGTTAATGTCTCGCGCACTGTGATCGGCGCGCTGCGCGAAGCCTATGCCAACGTCGTGGTGGTCGCCATCACGGCGCCGCCGGAGGTGCTGGCGCAACGGCTTGCGGCGCGCGGCCGGCAAAGCGACGGCAACATCGCGGAGCGGCTGTCGCGCAGTGTCGACGATTCGTCGGCGCAGGCCGATGTCACCATCCTCAACGCCGGTAGCGCAGAGTATCACAGCCGCCAGCTCGTGCGCGTGATCAGGCACGAAGGTTGGCACGATTAG
- a CDS encoding IclR family transcriptional regulator, whose product MDKTRPPKASRGALEPRQGAQAIRRALTVLRILAAGREDGVPLAEVVRTTGLTRPTVHRIIHVLIEEGIVERHERTGRYAIGNQVPELALARPRPSRLLIAANPSLQRASAEIGDTLFLTVRTGNDTLCVDRRIGVYPIQVLSIEVGARRPLGVSSAGIAILAAMPAQDARKIVAANEKRFEAYKTDVATVVGEVTAARRLGYGMREIGLIQGTKSISTWIKTPDGQPAAAMTVSAVRTRLGPRREQEVAEILLRETRIIEQAIGG is encoded by the coding sequence ATGGACAAGACACGTCCCCCGAAAGCCAGCCGCGGCGCACTGGAACCGCGACAGGGCGCGCAGGCGATCCGCCGCGCGCTTACCGTCCTGCGCATTCTTGCCGCAGGCCGCGAGGACGGTGTGCCATTGGCCGAGGTGGTGCGCACAACCGGCCTCACCCGTCCGACCGTGCATCGCATCATCCACGTGTTGATCGAGGAGGGCATCGTCGAGCGGCACGAGCGAACCGGCCGCTACGCGATCGGCAATCAGGTGCCGGAACTCGCGCTGGCGCGTCCCCGTCCGTCGCGGCTTTTGATCGCCGCCAATCCGTCGCTGCAGCGTGCCTCCGCCGAGATCGGTGACACGCTGTTCCTGACGGTGCGGACCGGCAACGACACGCTGTGCGTCGATCGCAGGATCGGGGTCTACCCGATCCAGGTGCTGTCGATCGAGGTCGGCGCGCGGCGGCCGCTCGGCGTCTCCAGCGCGGGCATCGCCATCCTCGCCGCGATGCCGGCGCAGGACGCGCGAAAAATCGTCGCGGCCAACGAGAAGCGGTTCGAGGCCTACAAGACCGACGTGGCGACGGTCGTCGGCGAGGTCACTGCAGCGCGACGGCTGGGATACGGCATGAGGGAGATCGGCCTCATCCAGGGCACGAAATCGATCTCGACCTGGATCAAGACGCCGGATGGCCAGCCGGCCGCAGCGATGACGGTCTCCGCCGTTCGCACGAGGCTCGGGCCAAGACGCGAGCAGGAGGTGGCGGAGATCTTGCTACGGGAGACACGGATCATCGAGCAGGCGATCGGGGGGTAG
- the phnL gene encoding phosphonate C-P lyase system protein PhnL, whose translation MTAMIDIADARKTFTMHLQGGIELPVVRGVTFHVGPGECVVLSGPSGAGKSSILKMIFGNYRCDAGRIGIRHRGTVVDLATAEPRQVLNIRRSTIGYVSQFLRAVPRVATIDVVAEPLIVNGMTRAEAQSRAGELLHRLNIPERLWQLPPATFSGGEQQRVNIARGFISDLPILLLDEPTASLDAANRAVVVELVAEKKRQGVAMVAIVHDDEVRHLIADRIVDVTSFAAAA comes from the coding sequence ATGACCGCCATGATCGATATCGCCGACGCCCGCAAGACGTTCACGATGCACCTGCAGGGCGGCATTGAATTGCCCGTCGTGCGCGGCGTGACGTTCCACGTCGGCCCGGGCGAATGCGTCGTGCTGTCGGGGCCGTCAGGCGCCGGCAAGTCGTCGATCCTGAAGATGATCTTCGGCAACTACCGCTGTGACGCCGGCCGCATCGGTATCCGCCATCGCGGCACGGTGGTCGATCTCGCCACCGCGGAGCCACGGCAGGTCCTCAACATCCGCCGCTCGACGATCGGCTATGTCAGCCAGTTCCTGCGCGCGGTGCCGCGCGTTGCGACCATCGACGTCGTCGCCGAGCCGCTGATCGTCAATGGCATGACGCGGGCCGAGGCGCAGTCCCGCGCCGGCGAGCTGCTGCACCGCCTCAACATCCCCGAGCGGCTCTGGCAGCTGCCGCCTGCGACCTTCTCGGGCGGCGAGCAGCAGCGCGTCAATATCGCGCGCGGCTTCATCTCGGATCTGCCGATCCTGCTGCTGGACGAGCCCACCGCCTCGCTCGATGCCGCCAACCGCGCCGTGGTGGTCGAGCTGGTCGCCGAGAAGAAGCGCCAGGGTGTCGCCATGGTGGCCATTGTGCACGACGATGAAGTCCGACATCTGATTGCCGACCGTATCGTCGACGTCACCAGCTTTGCCGCCGCGGCCTGA
- a CDS encoding aliphatic sulfonate ABC transporter substrate-binding protein, producing MITRRHIIAGALLLATAAGSPGHAEDKPAEIRVGTQKGGFFPAVRQRQTLENAFKPLGIEIKWIDFQFGPPLLEAINVGSVDFGFVGDTPPIFAQAGGAKIRYVAAVKSEGNTQAIIVPKDSPIHALADLKGKRVAFGKGSSAHNLLVTALEKAGLSWSDITPAPLAPADATAAFIKGSVDAWSIWDPYLAIAELKENARVIAFDKDVHTPNAFYIAGSDFVDKYPALVAKLNAAFASEGGWANGHHEEVAKAQAEATGVDITAVRRFVDRSNFSVVPIDGEVIRSQQAVADRFTRLGLIPKPVNVSDIVWKWNPGS from the coding sequence ATGATCACGCGACGACACATCATCGCCGGCGCTCTGTTGCTGGCAACTGCGGCAGGCTCGCCCGGGCACGCCGAGGACAAGCCGGCGGAGATCCGCGTCGGCACGCAGAAGGGCGGCTTCTTCCCGGCGGTGCGCCAGCGCCAGACGCTCGAGAACGCCTTCAAGCCGCTCGGCATCGAGATCAAGTGGATCGACTTCCAGTTCGGTCCGCCGCTGCTGGAGGCTATCAATGTCGGCAGCGTCGATTTCGGCTTCGTCGGCGACACGCCGCCGATCTTCGCGCAGGCCGGCGGCGCCAAGATCCGCTACGTTGCTGCGGTGAAATCGGAAGGAAACACCCAGGCGATCATCGTGCCGAAGGATTCGCCGATTCACGCGCTGGCCGATCTCAAGGGCAAGCGCGTTGCCTTCGGCAAGGGATCGAGCGCGCACAATCTGCTGGTCACCGCGCTCGAAAAGGCCGGCCTGTCGTGGTCCGACATCACGCCGGCGCCGCTTGCGCCTGCCGATGCGACGGCCGCCTTCATCAAGGGATCGGTCGACGCCTGGTCGATCTGGGATCCGTATCTCGCCATTGCCGAGCTGAAGGAGAACGCGCGCGTCATCGCTTTCGACAAGGACGTGCACACGCCGAATGCCTTCTACATCGCGGGTTCCGACTTCGTGGACAAATATCCAGCACTGGTCGCGAAGCTCAATGCCGCCTTCGCCTCCGAAGGCGGTTGGGCCAACGGTCATCACGAGGAAGTCGCCAAAGCGCAGGCCGAGGCCACTGGCGTCGACATCACAGCCGTGAGGCGCTTCGTCGATCGCTCCAACTTCAGCGTGGTGCCGATCGACGGCGAGGTGATCAGGAGCCAGCAGGCGGTCGCCGATCGCTTCACCAGGCTCGGCCTGATCCCGAAGCCGGTCAACGTCTCCGACATCGTCTGGAAATGGAATCCGGGCTCCTGA
- the phnK gene encoding phosphonate C-P lyase system protein PhnK → MVDQAVLDSDQPLLVAESLSKSFGRIAACRDVSFSLYPGEVLAIVGESGSGKSTLLQMLSGQLAASAGRVSYRMRDGVARDLATLGEAERRFLFRTDWGFVHQDPAQGLRMAVSAGANVGERLMAVGWNHYGRIRETASDWLTRVEIDIARIDDAPRTYSGGMRQRLQIARNLVTEPRLVFMDEPTGGLDVSVQARLLDLLRSLVAELHLAVIIVTHDLAVARLLSHRVMVMKAGRVIETGLTDQVLDDPREPYTQLLVSSILPP, encoded by the coding sequence ATGGTTGACCAGGCCGTGCTCGACAGCGATCAGCCGCTGCTGGTCGCGGAATCTCTCAGCAAGTCGTTCGGCCGCATCGCCGCGTGCCGCGACGTCTCGTTCTCGCTCTATCCCGGCGAGGTGCTGGCGATCGTCGGCGAGTCCGGCTCGGGCAAGTCGACGCTGCTGCAGATGCTGTCGGGCCAGCTCGCAGCCAGTGCCGGACGCGTCTCCTATCGGATGCGCGACGGTGTCGCGCGCGATCTCGCCACGCTCGGCGAGGCCGAGCGCCGTTTCCTGTTCCGCACCGATTGGGGTTTCGTGCACCAGGATCCCGCCCAGGGCCTGCGCATGGCAGTGTCGGCCGGTGCCAATGTCGGCGAGCGCCTGATGGCGGTGGGGTGGAATCACTATGGCCGAATCCGCGAGACCGCATCCGACTGGCTCACCCGCGTCGAGATCGACATCGCGCGCATCGACGATGCGCCGCGCACCTATTCCGGCGGCATGCGCCAACGGCTCCAGATCGCGCGCAACCTCGTCACCGAGCCGCGCCTGGTGTTCATGGACGAGCCGACCGGCGGCCTCGACGTCTCGGTGCAGGCCCGCCTGCTCGACCTGCTGCGCAGCCTCGTCGCCGAGCTGCACCTCGCCGTCATCATCGTCACCCACGACCTCGCGGTGGCGCGCCTGTTGTCGCACCGCGTGATGGTGATGAAGGCCGGCCGCGTCATCGAGACGGGTCTCACCGATCAGGTTCTCGACGATCCGCGCGAGCCCTATACTCAACTCCTCGTCTCCTCGATTCTGCCGCCATGA
- a CDS encoding pyridoxamine 5'-phosphate oxidase family protein, producing the protein MSMIETVEQLEAIYGAVGDASTVKVADHVTPLYRIFIEKASFAALATIGPEGIDCSPRGALPGFVRVHDPKTLMLPDRRGNNRVDSLRNVVRDPPVSLMFLIPGSGNAVRANGRAHLSIDPELLASFKVEGKAPRSVMVMNVEEIYFQCARAIVRSDLWNPDKRVDPKTLPTPGQILAEMSDNKVGGAEYDRAWPERAAATMW; encoded by the coding sequence ATGTCGATGATCGAAACGGTCGAGCAGCTTGAGGCTATCTACGGCGCCGTTGGTGACGCCTCGACCGTAAAAGTCGCCGACCATGTCACGCCGCTCTACCGGATCTTCATCGAAAAGGCGTCGTTCGCCGCGCTCGCCACCATCGGCCCGGAAGGCATCGACTGCTCGCCGCGCGGCGCCCTGCCGGGCTTCGTCCGTGTCCATGATCCGAAGACGCTGATGCTGCCCGACCGCCGTGGCAACAACCGGGTCGATTCCCTGCGCAACGTCGTGCGGGACCCCCCCGTGTCGCTGATGTTCCTGATTCCCGGCTCCGGCAACGCGGTCCGCGCCAATGGCCGCGCCCATCTCTCGATCGATCCGGAGCTGCTGGCTTCGTTCAAGGTCGAGGGCAAGGCGCCGCGCAGTGTCATGGTGATGAACGTCGAGGAGATCTATTTCCAGTGCGCCCGCGCCATCGTCCGCTCCGACCTCTGGAATCCCGACAAGCGCGTCGACCCCAAGACGCTGCCGACACCGGGCCAGATCCTCGCCGAGATGAGCGACAACAAGGTCGGCGGTGCGGAATACGACCGCGCGTGGCCGGAACGGGCCGCGGCAACGATGTGGTGA
- a CDS encoding alpha-D-ribose 1-methylphosphonate 5-triphosphate diphosphatase, whose protein sequence is MEMNPKESVIANARIVLADRVIEKGWLALADGRIAEIGEGRAPTGAADAGGDLIMPGLIELHTDHLEAHYVPRPKVFWNPVAAVISYDGQLATSGITTVFDSLRVWREDGAEEVDGRAGVLAAAITTAREASLLRADHFLHLRCEIPMPSVVEEAKELIDRPDVKLMSLMDHTPGQRQFRDKVKLRDYYRGKGGGKTDAELDELFARRFEYQKQYAATNMRQIVALAHQYNIPLASHDDTTEENVADAVRDRVSVAEFPTTLEAARGLHQAGIDILMGAPNVVRGGSHSGNIAAVDLAREGLLDILSSDYIPSSLLMAALQLPEHVPAISLPAAVRTVTKAPAEAVGLTDRGEVAAGKRADLIRVHVAGSVPVVRSVWREGHRVA, encoded by the coding sequence ATGGAAATGAACCCGAAGGAATCAGTGATCGCCAACGCCAGGATCGTGCTGGCCGACCGGGTGATCGAGAAGGGCTGGCTTGCGCTCGCCGATGGCCGCATCGCCGAGATCGGCGAGGGGCGCGCGCCCACAGGCGCCGCGGATGCCGGCGGCGATCTGATCATGCCCGGCCTGATCGAGCTCCACACCGACCACCTCGAAGCCCATTACGTGCCGCGGCCAAAGGTGTTCTGGAATCCGGTCGCCGCCGTCATCTCCTATGACGGCCAGCTCGCGACCTCAGGCATCACCACCGTGTTCGATTCGCTCCGGGTCTGGCGCGAGGACGGTGCCGAGGAGGTCGATGGCCGCGCCGGCGTGCTGGCCGCCGCGATCACGACGGCGCGCGAGGCCAGCCTGCTGCGCGCCGACCATTTCCTGCATCTGCGCTGCGAGATCCCGATGCCGAGCGTGGTCGAGGAGGCCAAGGAGCTGATCGACCGTCCCGACGTCAAGCTGATGTCGCTGATGGATCACACGCCCGGCCAGCGCCAGTTCCGCGACAAGGTCAAGCTGCGCGACTATTACCGCGGCAAGGGCGGCGGCAAGACCGATGCCGAGCTCGACGAGCTGTTCGCGAGGCGCTTCGAGTATCAGAAGCAATATGCCGCGACCAATATGCGGCAGATCGTGGCGCTGGCGCATCAGTACAACATCCCGCTGGCGAGCCACGACGATACCACCGAGGAGAACGTCGCCGACGCCGTGCGCGATCGCGTTTCGGTCGCGGAATTCCCGACCACGCTGGAGGCCGCGCGCGGCTTGCACCAGGCCGGCATCGACATCTTGATGGGCGCGCCGAACGTCGTGCGCGGCGGCTCGCATTCCGGCAACATCGCCGCGGTCGATCTCGCGCGCGAAGGCCTGCTCGACATCCTGTCGTCGGACTACATCCCGTCGAGCCTTTTGATGGCCGCGCTGCAATTGCCCGAGCACGTGCCCGCCATCAGCCTTCCGGCTGCGGTTCGCACCGTGACGAAGGCGCCCGCCGAGGCGGTCGGTCTCACCGACCGCGGCGAGGTCGCGGCCGGCAAGCGCGCCGACTTGATCCGCGTGCATGTCGCAGGCAGTGTTCCCGTCGTCCGCAGCGTCTGGCGCGAGGGACACCGCGTCGCATGA
- a CDS encoding TauD/TfdA dioxygenase family protein, producing MSFYRDFNDKLAIERWNTDRREPFETIEVRQLSPTVGAEISGIDLSKEVSETQFAEIRRAIDENLAVIFRDQKLSPEDHKRFARRFGKSLHRHELAATRFKGDGPFDPEFLSWKTGRDSRFTAGDGWHPDVSCDPSPIAYSLLRVTKTPPLGGDTAFANMYLAYEFLSDPVKQLLDGLTAIHDGSLAWTAGYGAKPDPGKTYPQTEHPVVPVHPRTGRKFLYVNASFTSHIVQLTRRESDAILQFLFRHVESQLALQTRVNWQPNSLLVWDNWASQHHAIWDYYPWERWGERVSVVTGEAPRARLDLGEAAE from the coding sequence ATGAGTTTCTACAGAGACTTCAACGACAAGCTCGCGATTGAACGGTGGAACACGGACCGGCGCGAACCGTTCGAGACAATCGAGGTCAGGCAGCTCTCGCCGACCGTCGGCGCGGAGATCTCCGGTATCGATCTCTCCAAGGAGGTGAGCGAGACGCAATTTGCCGAAATCAGGCGGGCGATCGACGAGAATCTTGCCGTGATCTTCCGCGACCAGAAACTTTCGCCGGAGGATCATAAGCGCTTCGCGCGCCGCTTCGGCAAGTCTTTGCACCGGCACGAGCTGGCCGCCACGCGTTTCAAGGGCGATGGTCCGTTCGATCCGGAATTCCTGTCATGGAAGACCGGCCGGGACTCGCGCTTCACTGCCGGCGATGGCTGGCATCCCGACGTGTCCTGCGATCCCAGCCCGATCGCCTATTCGCTGCTGCGGGTGACGAAGACCCCGCCGCTCGGCGGCGACACCGCCTTCGCCAACATGTATCTCGCCTACGAATTCCTGTCGGATCCGGTCAAGCAATTGCTCGACGGCCTGACCGCCATCCACGACGGGTCGCTGGCCTGGACCGCCGGCTATGGTGCGAAGCCTGATCCCGGCAAGACCTATCCGCAGACGGAGCACCCGGTGGTGCCCGTCCATCCGCGCACGGGACGAAAGTTCCTCTATGTGAATGCGTCCTTCACTTCGCACATCGTGCAACTGACGCGGCGGGAAAGCGACGCCATTCTACAGTTTCTGTTCCGGCATGTCGAAAGTCAGCTGGCGTTGCAGACGCGCGTCAACTGGCAGCCGAATTCGCTGCTGGTATGGGACAATTGGGCGAGCCAGCACCACGCGATCTGGGATTACTATCCCTGGGAACGCTGGGGCGAGCGTGTCTCGGTGGTGACCGGAGAGGCACCGCGAGCCCGGCTCGATCTCGGCGAGGCCGCCGAGTAG
- a CDS encoding SDR family NAD(P)-dependent oxidoreductase yields MTDTMKERTALVTGGSRGIGAAVCRALAEAGAAVAINCREKIDQAEQLAGEIVKQGGRAIVVAADVSQAEAVAGMVERVTAGLGPIDILVNNAGIAITRGLDDLTEEDFDRTILVNLKSAFLCTQAVLPSMRARKWGRIINISSGAARGAGSIGPHYNASKAGMEGLTRGYAARLVKEGITVNAVAPSLIETDMMSGQPQLVSRIPLGRFGTAEEVAKAVMLLVDNAYMTGQTVALSGGMAFN; encoded by the coding sequence ATGACGGATACCATGAAGGAGCGCACGGCGCTCGTGACCGGCGGATCGCGCGGAATTGGTGCAGCCGTCTGTCGCGCGCTGGCCGAAGCAGGCGCGGCGGTGGCGATCAATTGCCGCGAGAAGATTGACCAAGCTGAACAACTCGCGGGAGAGATCGTCAAGCAGGGCGGCCGCGCCATCGTCGTCGCCGCCGACGTCTCGCAGGCCGAGGCCGTGGCCGGAATGGTCGAGCGCGTCACGGCCGGGCTCGGCCCCATCGACATCCTCGTCAACAATGCCGGCATCGCCATCACACGCGGCCTCGACGACCTCACCGAGGAGGATTTCGACCGAACGATCCTGGTCAATCTGAAGTCCGCGTTCCTGTGCACGCAAGCGGTGTTGCCGTCGATGCGCGCACGGAAATGGGGCCGCATCATCAACATCTCCTCCGGAGCCGCGCGCGGCGCCGGCTCGATCGGCCCACATTACAATGCGTCAAAGGCCGGCATGGAGGGCCTGACGCGCGGCTATGCGGCGCGGCTGGTGAAGGAGGGCATCACCGTCAACGCCGTGGCGCCCTCGCTGATCGAGACCGACATGATGAGCGGCCAACCGCAGCTCGTCAGCCGCATCCCGCTCGGCCGCTTCGGCACTGCGGAGGAGGTGGCAAAGGCCGTGATGCTGCTGGTCGACAACGCCTACATGACCGGACAGACGGTCGCGCTGAGCGGCGGGATGGCGTTTAATTGA
- a CDS encoding alpha/beta fold hydrolase, whose translation MKLSVNGADVFVATGGRDFDKSLPTVVFIHGAGFDHSTWALHTRWFAHHGFGVMAPDLPGHGRSTGPSLGSIAEMADWTAALLDAAGSSKAHLIGHSMGSLISLETAARHPDKVSALSLIGTAATMTVGPDLLKAAEANSQDANDMVSIWGLGFNAELGGSLAPGLWMHGGAQAVLKSCEPGVLFRDLSACNSYTNALTAAASVKVPTTLILGERDMMTPAKAGKALAAAIAHAKTVVMPGAGHMIMAERPDELLAALKG comes from the coding sequence ATGAAGCTCTCCGTCAACGGCGCTGACGTGTTTGTCGCAACCGGCGGCCGCGACTTCGACAAATCGCTGCCCACGGTCGTGTTCATCCACGGCGCCGGCTTCGACCATTCGACCTGGGCGCTGCATACGCGCTGGTTCGCCCATCACGGTTTTGGCGTGATGGCGCCCGATCTTCCCGGGCACGGCCGCTCTACTGGGCCTTCGCTCGGCAGCATCGCCGAGATGGCCGACTGGACCGCGGCGCTGCTCGATGCGGCTGGCAGCTCGAAGGCGCATCTGATCGGCCATTCCATGGGATCGCTGATCTCGCTGGAGACCGCCGCGCGGCATCCGGACAAGGTCTCCGCGCTGAGCCTGATCGGCACCGCCGCAACCATGACAGTCGGCCCGGATCTCCTAAAGGCCGCCGAGGCCAATTCGCAGGATGCCAACGACATGGTCTCGATCTGGGGCCTCGGCTTCAACGCCGAGCTCGGCGGCAGCCTCGCGCCGGGCCTGTGGATGCATGGCGGCGCGCAGGCCGTGCTGAAGTCATGCGAGCCGGGCGTGCTGTTCAGGGATCTGTCCGCCTGCAATTCCTATACGAATGCGCTCACCGCCGCTGCGAGCGTGAAGGTGCCGACGACGCTGATCCTTGGCGAGCGGGACATGATGACACCGGCGAAGGCAGGCAAGGCGCTCGCGGCCGCGATCGCTCATGCGAAGACCGTCGTGATGCCAGGCGCCGGACACATGATCATGGCCGAGCGGCCGGACGAATTGCTGGCGGCGTTGAAGGGTTGA
- a CDS encoding DUF6496 domain-containing protein, translating to MPRQEVIRKARQDKRAGKSPSTQAGEFVKDEIDKIRKGRHGARSTKQAVAIGLSEARRAGVDLPPPRKGRTKKSTRRSAKYAYEVGQGKRTPKRRPKVSRAVENVLKKEPRSTASRSALSKQGKRAASRRSASSRSAAARKASHTKGAKVRSAAAKKAARTRARRRG from the coding sequence ATGCCAAGACAGGAAGTGATTCGCAAAGCCAGGCAAGACAAGCGCGCCGGAAAATCGCCGAGCACGCAGGCCGGAGAATTCGTCAAGGACGAGATCGACAAGATCAGGAAGGGCAGACACGGCGCGCGCTCGACCAAGCAGGCCGTTGCCATCGGCCTGTCCGAGGCGCGCCGCGCCGGCGTCGATCTGCCGCCGCCGCGCAAAGGGCGAACCAAGAAGTCGACACGACGCAGCGCCAAATATGCCTATGAGGTCGGCCAGGGCAAACGCACGCCGAAGCGCCGACCGAAAGTGTCGCGCGCGGTCGAGAACGTCCTGAAGAAGGAGCCGCGCTCAACGGCATCGCGGAGCGCGCTGTCGAAGCAAGGCAAGCGCGCGGCAAGCCGGCGAAGTGCCTCGTCCCGTTCAGCCGCCGCGCGCAAGGCAAGCCACACCAAGGGTGCCAAGGTCCGCTCCGCCGCCGCGAAGAAGGCGGCACGCACCAGGGCGCGCCGCCGCGGCTAG